Within Nitrospirae bacterium CG2_30_53_67, the genomic segment CAGAGTTCACAGACGATGCACTTCTCAGGGTCGAAGCTCACAATCATGGTCTTTCTGTCGATGGAGATGGCTTCGCTTGGACAGACTGCCGTGCAGGCGCTGCACTGATAGCACCGGTCTTCAACCTTGTAAACCCGCTTCTTGAGGTCCAGTACCTCCACGCCCGAGTCTTTGAGAAACTTGATCCCTTTCTTGTAGTTCTTGCTATCCCCATCGATTTCAAGAACCATCTCCCCTTCCTCATCCGGGAGGATATTCGCCTTCAGGATGTTGAAGCTCAGGTCAAAATCCTTGACCAGCCTGTAAACAATCGGCTTGCTGATTAAATTATTGGAGAATCTTAACAGAACTTTCTTGTATGCCATAGCTGATGAACTCCTTTCCAAAAATAAATTTTGATGGACTCGTAAAAAGTCCACAAGTGGGACGGCACAGTAAAAAGATCCGGATGCAAGGCGCGCGAATTCTGAGGAATGAGGCGTATTAGAGATACGCTGCAATGACGAAGAATGAAGCGCAACGCCGCAGACGGACTTTTTACGAAGCCGTCAATTTTATTTTGTATACATATCCGTACTCAGGTAACGCTCCCCGGTATCCGGAAAGATCACCACGACGGTCTTTCCCGGCCCGAGTTCCCTGGCGACTTCAAGCGCGGCAAAAAATGCCGCACCCGAGGAAATCCCGCAAAGGATCCCTTCCTGCCTGGCCAGATCCCGTGCCGCGGCTGCCGCATCCTCACCGCTCACCCGAACAATCTGATCAACGATCTCCATGTTCAGGACATCCGGAACAAATCCGGCGCCGATCCCCTGGATCTTGTGCGGTCCGGCTTTACCTCCGGACAGGACCGGGGATTCCCTGGGCTCAACAGCCACGATCCTGATGCCCGGATTTTTGTTCTTCAGGACCTCGCCCACACCGGTGACCGTCCCACCGGTCCCCACTCCTGCAACAAAGGCATGGAAATCAAAACCGGCCTGCCTGATAATTTCCTGCGCCGTGGTCTTCCTATGCACCTCCGGATTGGCGGGGTTCTTGAACTGCTGGGGCATAAAATACCCCGGATTCTTTTCGACCATCTCTTCAGCCTTGCGTATGGCCCCTCTCATCCCTTCATCTCCCGGCGTCAGCACCACCTCGGCGCCGTAGGCCCGCAAGAGGGTTCTTCGCTCGAGGCTCATGGTCTCCGGCATGGTAAAGATGGCCCGATACCCCTTGACCGCAGCAACAAAAGCCAAGCCGATCCCCGTATTGCCGCTGGTCGGTTCGACGATAACCCCTCCGGGTCTAAGCTTTCCTTCCCGTTCCGCGGCCTCGATCATGCTCAGGCAGATCCTGTCCTTGACACTGCCGCCGGGATTGAAGGACTCGAGCTTGGCCCAGATGACGGCCTCTTCCTGCCCGGCCAGCCGTTGTATCCGGACCATGGGGGTATTCCCGATCAGGCCGGTAATCCATTCCACTCTATCCCTGTTCATGTTGCTTCCATTCATCAGAACGGTTAAAGCTCTCTTTTCCCTATTTGTCCCAGGGTCTCTCCTTGAGCATTTTGAACGAGGCGCCGGAATCCGCCGAAGGGATCAGGTTCTGGGGTTCACCGAGCAGGAACTTTCCTTTGAGGATCCAGTCCTTGAGCGTCTCTGCGATCTTCACCGCCTTGGGGTAGCTCGAAAGAGAAGATGTCTTGACTTCCTTCCCCTGGATCATGATCTGACCGGACTTGAGTTCTTTGTAATTGACTTCTCCATAGCTCTTGGCGATGCCCTGCGGGTAATCTGCGCCGTAGTCCACAATCTGGGTATAGATCTGTTCATCTGATACGCCGGTGGTCCGGGCCAGGTCCTCGTCCAGGATCGGTATGGGAATACCAAGTCCCAACGAGAGAGAGACCCCATAACCCTGTAAGCTGACCCCTTTGACATATTCCGTGCTCATGCCCCGAAGGTCCCCATAGGTGGCGATGGTCCCGGCAGGCGCGCGCACGACCCCATTCTCCCCCCGTTTAACCGAAGGGTTGTGCTGAGTCCCCGGCGAGACCACGTATCCGATCCCCCCGCCCATGAATATCCGCGTCCCAATGCCGATGGTGCGGTAAAAAGGATCGTTCAGCAGAGGGGACAACTGGCCTGCGCTGCAGTAGTTGGCGTTTCCAAGATTGGGCCTGAGTCCTCCCATATAGGTGTAGATCATTCGGCTTCCGAGGTTCACGGCGCAGTTGTAATTCTGGTAGGCATTCCTTGGATTGAAAAGGTAACATTCATTCAGATCCTTGATGTTGATCAGGGAATATAAATCCTTTCTGGGATAGCAGTCGGTCCCGTAGGCCAAGGCCTTGAGCTGGATGTCCTTCCCTGCGATCAGGTCCTCAATCACATGCCCTCCGCCATAGGGGAACTGTCCCGGGTAGACCCGGTTCTCCGGGTCGTCTTCCGCAAGTTCGGTGGCGCCGATGTAGAGGTCTACGGCTGCAAGGCCGCCATAGGCATTCACCCCGTTGAGCCAGGCGCTCTTGACTTTAATCTTGGGTTTGGAATGCCCGAAGTTCAAGAATGCCCCCGAAGAGCACATGGGACCGAATGTGCCGGTGGTGACCACATCCACCTTTCCGGCAGCGGCCACCGGGCCGTTCTTGTCCACGATGTCGATCATCTCCTCCGCGGTCACGACGACCGCCTCACCCTTTTTAATCCGGGCATTGATCTCGGCATATGTCTTTTTGACTTTGGTTTCTTTTTCCATCCTCTTTCTCCTCAAATGTTGTACATCAACGATTTTTCTTCCTTATTCAGTCCCATTTGATCTGCCCGCCGGCAGAGGTCGGAAATGGCGATGGAATCAAAATACCGGCTGATCATCGTGCCGGCCTCGTCCCAAACCATCCGGGTCACGCACTGGTCCATATATTTACAGGCCGAGCCGTCTTTTTCCATGGTCGTGCAGGGAACCGGCTCAACCGGGCCTTCAAGGACACGGATGATATGGCCGACCGTAATCTTATCCGGGGAACGGGTGAGCAAATACCCCCCCTTGGGCCCCCGGGTGCTCTCGATGATCCCCGCCTTTTTCAAGGAATAGAAGATCTGCTCCAGGAACCGCCTTGAGATCCCCTGTCTCCTGGAGATCTCCCGGATCTGTACCGTCCTCCCTGGGGAATAATAGGCCATATCAAAAAGCGCCCGGACTCCATATTGACTTCGGTTTGAAAGTTTCATAAATTCTCAACTACAATCTTTACCAAAAGAATGGGGTTCAGGATAAATAATATACTTTATTGATAAAGTCAAGTTTTTTTGCTTTTTCCTGAATAGGGGAACTTTTAAAAATCATTGGATGGAATAGGGCGCATGGAGAATGCATCTTGAAAATAGGCGTAAGAAAAGACAAAAAGGCAAAAAGGTTCCGGTTTTTTAAAGAAAATTCATTAAAAGCTCACATTTACATAAAAACAAGCTTGACAAAAATATGATATCTAATTATAGTTAATATTTAGTTTTTTTAAACTTATTTTATATATGGAGGGAGGGGAAAAATGAATGCTTGGCATCAAAATCAGAGAAGGCGAATCTTTTGAAGGGGCGTTGAGGCGGTTCAAGAAAATGTGCGAAAAATCAGGGCTCTTGTCTGAAATCCGCAAGCGCGAACATTATGAAAAGCCCTCCATAAGAAAAAAGAGAAAAACACTCGCGGCTCAGAAAAAGGCGCTGAAAATTCAAAAATATTCTGCAAGCAAATAGCAACAAAGGAGCAGGATGGGCCTTAAGGCGAAACTGGAAGCGGACATGAAGTCTGCAATGAAAACAGGCGACAAAGAGAGGCTTTCAGTCATCCGTATGATTCTCTCTGAAATCAAGAACCAGGAGATCAAAACGGGAGGGGCCTTACAGGAAAACGAGATCACCGCCCTTCTTTCAAGAACCGTTAAGAGGCACAAGGAGTCCATTTCTCAATTCCAGATCGGGAAAAGGGAGGATCTGGTTCAAAAAGAGACCAAAGAACTGGGTATGGTTCTTGAATATCTCCCCCCTCCATTATCCGTCGAGGAGCTAAGAGAGATCATCAAAAAGGTCATCGCTGAGACCGGCGCCGGCTCGATGAAAGAAATGGGCGCCGTCATGAAGAAAGTCATGGCCGAGGCCGCCGGAAGAGCCGATGGGAAACAGGTGCAGCAGTTGGTACAGAAAAGTTTATCGTGAAAGAGGGCCGCTAAGCCGGCCCTCTTTTTCGTAAACCCGTTTAACGCCGTTCCCAAGGAATGCGGCATTCCGGTGTAACGGGTTCAAAGCTGCGCCTCCTTCGACAAGGATTCGGAGAAGGGGCCGGGATCTCCCAAATGGATAGACAGATCCTTCGGATCCTGGAATTTGACCGGGTTCAGAATATTCTCAAAAGATACGCTCAATCCCCTTTTGGCCAATCCGAGATTGAAAGTCTTACGGTACAACATGATCCTGTTCAGGTACAGTATCTCCTTCATTGCGTTGCCGAAATGATATCCTTGGTTAAGAAACGCGGCAGACCGTCCATTCAGGGACTGTCCGATATCCGCCCCTTCTTGAAAGAGGCCCATGCCGAGGGGTATTTGCTTCAACCCGACGCCCTGATTTCCATACGCCGGGTGATCCGGACCGTTCAGGGGCTCAAAAGATTCATCAAAAAAGAGGCCGGCGTTTTCCCGCTCCTTGAGGCGGAGATCGGCCGGATTGATCCCCTGTTTGAACTTGGGGAGGCCATAGATCGGAGCGTTGACGAAAAAGGAGAAATCAAGGATTCCGCCAGTACGGTTTTGGCCGGCATCCGCCGAAGGATCCGGCAGCAGAAAGAGTCAGTTAAACTCAGACTGGATGCCATACTCTCCTCGGATGCCTTGAAGACCGTTGTCCAGGAGAGGCTGGTTACCCTGAGGAATAACCGATATGTTATTCCCCTCAAGTCTGATTTCTCATCGAAGATCCAGGGGATCATTCATGACCAGTCAGCAAGCGGGATGACCGTCTTTGTGGAGCCCTCGGAAACCGTGGAGATGAACAACCATCTTTCACGCCTTGTTTCCGAGGAGTTGAAAGAAGTCCACCGGATTCTTTTAGAAATCAGCGATCAGGTGCGCGCAGGATGGGAATCGCTTTGGAAAGACATCTCGGTCCTGGCGCACGTTGATCTCCATTTATGCAAAGCGCTTTTTGCCGAGGACTACCACGCGGTGATCCCCGTCATCTTGGCTGAGAAAAAGATTGATTTCAAGGGCGCCCGGCACCCCCTCCTTCAGGAAAGAAGGCAGGGGGCCGTCAATGAGATCGTGCCGGTTGACCTTCAGATTGGAGAGGGATACAGGACCCTGATGATTACAGGCCCCAATATGGGGGGCAAAACCGTGGCCCTGAAAACCTTGGGGATTCTGGTCCTCATGGCCCAGGCCGGTATCCCCATTCCGGCTGCGGAGGGAAGCTCCATGGGGGTCTTTCGGGACGTCTTCGCGGATATCGGGGATGAACAGAGTATTCAGGAAGAGATGAGCACCTTTTCCTCTCATATCAAGAACATGGTTCGAATCCTCGAAGCGTCCGGCGCTTTATCCCTGGTTTTGCTCGATGAACTGGGAACGGGGACGGACCCGAAAGAAGGGGCCGCTCTCGGCATCGCCATCCTTGAAGCGCTGTCTCTCAAGGAGGCCCTGACGGCGGCCACCACGCATTACGAGGAGATTAAGCAATACGCCTATATGACCCAGGGGATGATGAATGCCTCTGTGTCATATGACGCGGAACGAATGCGGCCGGCATATACGCTTGAGTACGGCCGTCTGGGAACCAGTCACGCCTTCGAGATTTCTGAAAAGATCGGGATGCCGAAGGAGATCCTGGACCGGGCCAGGGAGAAGATCCCAGCCATGGACCGGAACACGGCCCATCTGATCGAAGAGTTGGAGCAGAAGATTCGGGATAACGAGGCGGTCCGGCACGAATGGGATAGGAAGAAAGAAGAGATGGATAGGGAGATTTCCGCCGTTGAGAATCAGAAAATAGCGGCTCTCAAGGAAGCGCATCAGTTCCTGAATGAGGCCATGTCGCTGGCCGCCCGGACTAAAACAAGGTCGAAAAGGCTTCTCAAGATTGCAGAGCATGGAAACCGGATACGTTTCGAGGAGGAGATAAAAAAGATCGAGCAGGAACTGAAACCCTCGAATCCGATCCCTTTCCCCTCTCAGCCGGTGGAACTTGCAAGCATTCAACCCGGGCTTGAGGTCGAAATCATGGGCACCGGCAGAAAAGGGGTGGTCATGAACGGCCCGGATAAAAAAAAGCGGATCGAGGTCTTTTGCAACGGCCTTCGGGTCCAGGTTTCGGCTGATCAGGTGCAACTCGTATCCCAAGGCACTCAGGAAAGGCGTCCCATGGTGACCGTGGCGACGGACGCGGGGTCCCATAAGGAGGTTTCTCCCAGCATCAATCTCATCGGTCTGAGGGT encodes:
- a CDS encoding (Fe-S)-binding protein translates to MAYKKVLLRFSNNLISKPIVYRLVKDFDLSFNILKANILPDEEGEMVLEIDGDSKNYKKGIKFLKDSGVEVLDLKKRVYKVEDRCYQCSACTAVCPSEAISIDRKTMIVSFDPEKCIVCELCVGTCPPKAMKVEIL
- a CDS encoding cysteine synthase A, with the protein product MNRDRVEWITGLIGNTPMVRIQRLAGQEEAVIWAKLESFNPGGSVKDRICLSMIEAAEREGKLRPGGVIVEPTSGNTGIGLAFVAAVKGYRAIFTMPETMSLERRTLLRAYGAEVVLTPGDEGMRGAIRKAEEMVEKNPGYFMPQQFKNPANPEVHRKTTAQEIIRQAGFDFHAFVAGVGTGGTVTGVGEVLKNKNPGIRIVAVEPRESPVLSGGKAGPHKIQGIGAGFVPDVLNMEIVDQIVRVSGEDAAAAARDLARQEGILCGISSGAAFFAALEVARELGPGKTVVVIFPDTGERYLSTDMYTK
- a CDS encoding 30S ribosomal protein S21, encoding MLGIKIREGESFEGALRRFKKMCEKSGLLSEIRKREHYEKPSIRKKRKTLAAQKKALKIQKYSASK